ATGCCATAAAATGGAGTGTATGTCTCGTAGTTGCTGCTGTTGGTCCACGTGTAATCAGCTCTTGTGCAGGCCGGTATGTCGCCGAACTTCGTCTTGATGAACAAGAGCAGGTCGTCGATCGAACGCTCATACTCTCTCAGCATGGCGTAGGCCTCCATCCTGTTGAGGAGCACCTCATCGGTAGAGAGGAGCACATTCGTGACATAGAGCCCTTTTGGTCTCGTACCGTCATGTCCGAGGACGGAGAGCTCGTCAAACTTTGCGATGTATCTCGCATCAGCCACGGGGATGTTCGATGCGTTGAAGAGGTAGAGGGGTGCGAGATTGGGTTTCTTGAAGTTGTCACAGCCATCGATCCCCTTGTTGTTGAAGACCTCCACCATCGAGTCGTAGGTCACGCCATACTTCTCGACAGGGTTGTTGCGAGCTATGCGAGACTCTGTCGAAGTCAAGAGTAGGTTTGCAGGCTCCGCAGGGTCGGTATATTTGCGATAGAGTCCGACATGGTTGAGCCCGAGTTCGCGTCCATAGCCGATCCAAGGACGGAGTATCTTGCCCGGGTCATGTCCGAGGACATAGTTGGCATAGTCCACGACGAGCTGCCACTCCCCTTTCATCAGATAGAAGCGCGAAGCAAAAGCATAGGCCGCCTTCTTGTTGAAGTGAAACTTAGGGTGCTTGTAGTACTTGTCGCTGACGAGGGTTATACCCAACTTCAGATCCTTTTCGATGTTGTCGTAGACCTCCTTCACCGTGCCACGTTTGTACTGCACGAGGGCGTTCTTCTCGGGCTTGGTGAGGTAAGGGATCCCGGGTGCCACAGCCGACTTGGCAGTGCCATAAGGCTCCGACCATATATTGACGAGCATGAAGTGTAGGTAAGCACGGAGGAGGAAAGCCTCACCATACAACGCCTTGACACGCTCTGTCTTGGGATATGTCGCAAGCAGTTCGAGAGCCTTATTGGCCTGAGCGATACCCGTGTAACAAGCATTCCAATAGTTGAGAGGAGTGTCGAGGTCCTCGTGATCATAGTCCTCCCAGAAGTACATCGCTTCGTTGAGACGCGAGTGTACTCCGTTGACACGTTCGCCGACATTGTCTGTGCGAGCCTCAAGGAATGCGAAGTAGCTCGCATCGGGATAAGCCCCGGTGAGGAGCTCCGCTATCTTGTCCTCGCTGTCTATTTTGACTTCGAGCGAAGAGTCGGGATTGGTACTTAGAAAGTCCTGACACGCACTCAGCGAAAGTGCTACTGTCATCAGGAAAAATATCTTCTTCATAAGCATAATAGCGTGTTAAAATCCGATGTTCAATGTCATTGTCAACTGTCTCGGTGTGGGGAGAGATACCCCACCCGACTTGTAGTACTCGGGATCTTGTCCTTTGAGCTTCTTGTCGGCATAGATCAAGAATGGGTTGGTGACATTCACCTTCAAGCCTGCGTGTTGGAGTTTGAGGGCTTCTCTCATCTTCTTTGGCAGGTTGTAGCCGAGAGAGATATTCTTCATACGTACAAAGCTACCATCTGCGACACGCATCTGAGAGTAGTTGTAGGTATTGTATGCTCTCTCTATGTTTTCGACACCGATCTGACGGATCAAGTCCTGCGATGGCAGTGTAGGCACGTCGGTCTTCAGCTCTTCGCCGGGATTGAGCCAACGGTCGTAGTACTCCTTGGAGAAGACATTGAGGTCGGCGAAGTTGGGATCGAAGGTCGGATTGAGACGGATCTTGTTGCCTGCCTGCATCGTGATGAAGAACGACAGCTCCCACTCCTTGTACCTGAACGTATTCGAGAGACCTCCGATGTACACGGGCTCGATAGGACCGTGATAGATGAGGTACGACTTGGAGTACTGTGCATCGAGGAAGTCTGCGCCGTGGACGTTGTTGTTCGGACTCTGGTTCGATGGATAGAGACCGAAGTCAAACGTCGGCAGACCATTGGCATTGAGCCCTTGGAAATTGAATGAGAAGAGCGATCCCCGTGGGAAGTCCACGATGTTGCCTCGTCCCGTACCTGCCACCATGTCGAAGGTATTGGGCGTGTTGAGGAGGCGTGTGATCTTCTGATCCATCGCACTGAGGGTGAGGTTTGTCGTCCAGGAGAAGTCGTCGGAGACGATGTTCTTCGAATGGATGAGGAGCTCCACCCCTCTTGTCCTCATGTCGCCGAAGTTGGCATACTTGTAGTACTGCCCTCCGATGCCCGATGTGCGCACAAGGTCGATGAGGTCGAACGAGTTACGTTGATAGACATCGAGGGTCGTATTGAGACGGCCGCCGAAGAGCCTGATGTCCGCACCGATATTGAGTTCGTACATCTTTTCCCATGTCAAGTCACGGTTTTCGAGGTGCAGGATACGGAGGGCATTCTCTCTGTCCTTGATGTCGAATCTGTTGGTGATGATGTTTTTGAAGACAGCGGTCGAGCTGATCGCCTCCTCGTTCATCTTTGCGGTGAGACCATAGCTCGCACGGAGCGCAAGTCCCGAGATATGGCTGTATCCCTTCATGAACTCCTCACGGTCGAGGTTCCACTTCACACCCACGTTCCATGTCGGTAGCCAACGAGAGGCTGCCGACTGTCCTGCGGTGTTGGAGCCTTCGTAGTTCAGCACGGTGTTGAAGATGTACTTCCCTGCGTAGCCGTAGGTGGCACTTCCGGAGAAGGTCACACCTCTCTCGTATCTGTTGAGGAGAGAGAAGTAGCTGTTGCCTTCGTTGGACAACTTTTGGAATATCCGAGGGTCTGTAAATATCTGATTACCCCTGTCGTACTGTATCCCATAGCCTTGAAACGGATTGATCGTACGATCGGTATGGCGTACCTCTGTAAATCCGAACGCACGGAGGTCGTGCTCTCCCATCTCCTTGTTGAACTCCACCGCAAATCTCCCCATATAGTTCTTCATCGACGTCTCCGTCTTGTTGAAGATGCCTCCGTGAGGGAGAGCGATCTGAGGCTGGTGTAGCGGGTTATCCTTATCCCTGAGGAGATAGATGTTTTGGCGAGCCACATCGGGTGTTTCGTTGGCACGAAAGGCCTGTACCACGTTCGAGCCCTCCTTGATGAAGTGCGAAGTGCTCGTAAGGGCATGACGAGCGGCCGCAAGAGCGATGAGTCGGAGGTGACGATTGACATTGTAGGTGATCTCTCCCTGTACCTTGAAGTCCAATACGTTGGTCTTCATGTAGTTGTTGTCGTACTCGTTGAGTATGTTGAACGGTGCCCAGTTGTTTCGGTAGTAAGAGAGCGTACCATCACTGTTGCGTGGCGAGAGCGTACGGCTCGTACCGAGAGCGTAAGAGAATGGGTTGATGTCGAAGTCTCTCTCGAATGCACCGATGACCGCATTCTTCTTCTGAGGGATGGTTCCCGGAGCCGACTGGTTACGCATATTACCCTGAGCGGAGATCGTGGTCTTGAGGCTCTCTCCCCAGTGGTAGACATTCTTGAGGTTGGCAGTCACACGCTTCACGTTGTCCGCGAGTGTCCACCCCTTATCGTCATAGAAGCCCACCGATGCATACGTGGTGGAGTGCTCTCCACCGCCCGAAAATGTCACCGTGTGGCTGTGTATAGGCTTGTAGGTAAAGAGCTCTCTGAACCAGTCCGTATTGGCATACTCCCTCTCCTTGAGGAAGGCAGCCTTGGCCTCGTCCGTGTTGGGGAGGTAGAAGTTGCCTGTCTCCGGATTGATCGTGCTCAGAGCCTTGTACATCTGATAGTACACCCCACTTCGTCTGCCGTAGAGGGCGTTGGAGAGAGAGAAGTACCCCTTCTTGTCCATTTCCATGTACATCGACATCGTCTCCTGGGAGTTGAGGAGGTCAAACTGTGTGTATGATGGGATGGCCCTCATACTGAGTTCGTACGAGTATGAGATGCGGTTCGGAGCATTGCGCTTGCCCGACTTTGTCGTGATGACGATCACACCATTGAGGGCACGAGCTCCGTATATGGAGGTGGCCGAAGCATCCTTGAGTACCTGTATGTCTTCGATGTCCGAAGCATTGAGTCCTGCGACAGCCGAACTGATCAATGTCACAGCATCTCCCGAAGCCAGCTGATCCAGCGTGAGCGACACCAAGTCCTCATACACAGCACCGTCGATGACCCACAGGGGCTGTACGTTGCCGAGGATGGATGCACCCCCACGGATGTTGATGCGGGGTGCCGAGCCGAAAGATCCGGAGATGTTCTGTATCGACAGACCCGCCACACGACCCTCAAGCATACGAGAGACGTCGCTCACCCCTTCGAGCTTGATGTCATCGAGCTTGACCGATGCCGCAGCACCGGTGTAGACTCTGTTCTTGATCGTCTGATAGCCCGTGATGACGACTTCGTCGATCTCCTTGACATTGTCTTTGAGGACGATGGTCATCTTTTCGGCCGTCACCTTGACCTTCTGTGTGATCATCCCCACGAAGCTCACTTCGAGGACATCACCCATACGGGCCGTGATGACGAACTCGCCATCGATATTGGTTGCTGTACCACCCCCCTTGCGTACCTTGACGGTCGCACCGGGTAGGGGCTCGCCCTTGGTGGTCTGTACGACCCCTTTGACCTTCATGGGACGCTGAGCCTCCGCTTGGAGCGCAACGCCGAACATCATCAAAAGGAAGACGACGAGTAACCTCATAAATCTGTAGTTGTTCATATATACTTCTTTCTATTCTGTCCCGTGCCGGAATGTTTTCTGTCGCCTGTCAGAATGCTTTCTGTCGTGTGGCAGAACGTCTTCCGTCGGGCAGGCTTACATTGGTTGAATCAAAAACGATAAGTGAACCCTCCGAAGATGCCGAACGGATGCCCTGCTCTCAAGCCCGAGGGGTGACGAGAGGTGATATAGGTCTTGTCGGCAAGGTTGATGGCATTGACCGAGAGGGTGAGTCTGTCCGTAGGTCTCCAGTGTGCCGATGCGTCGATGATGACGTGCGCAGGGACACGCTCCGATTCAGCGATGGAGCCTTGTCCCGGTGTGGTACGCATATCGCTGTTGTAGCGCACGTTGACCGTCGCATCGACCCTCTTGTACTCTGCGCCGAGCTGTACATTGAGGGCGTGCTTGTAGATGTATGGGATCTCATCACCGACGTGGACAGTGCCCCAGGCATTGCTGTCGAAGGAGTTTTTCATCTCCGTGTCGGTATAAGTATAAGAGACTTGGAAGGGCAGTTTGAGGGCGAAGCTCTCGCCGATCAACTGTGCCTGAAGGAGAAACTCCACACCTCGCACGAGGGCGGCACCGACGTTGAACTGCTCCAGCGTACCGAGACCACCGCCTGCGGCAAGGTCGCTACCGAGCATGTTGCTGTAATCGTTGTAAAATCCGATGATCTCGGCCTTCACCGCCGAGGTCGAGAAGCGTGTGCCAAGCTCCACATTGATACTGCTCTCAGGCTTCTGATAGAGCTCCGCACTCGGTGGCGCAAAACCCTTGTGTACGCCCGAGAAGACGGACAAGAACTTGGCAAACTCATAGTTCACCCCAAGGCTTGGGATGATGGCTCTCGCGTGGTTAGGCGTCTCGATCCTCACCCCACCGGTGCGACGGAGGTCGGCCTTGGTGTAGTCCTTCTTCAGCAGATCCACATCCTCATAGCGCACCCCTGCGGTCACAGTGAGCTTGTCCCAGCGTACTTTGTTGAGGATATAAGCAGCGAGGGCATTGGCCGAAGTGATACGATTGGCTTGTGTGCCGTGGATGCCGGGGAGGAAGAGGGACATCTTACCTCCTTTGATGGAGTAGCTGTCATCCCATTGGAAACGATCCTCTTCGTCCATGTGATAGCGTATGGCTGCTTCGAGGTTGTTGTACACACTGCCGAGGCGGAAGTTGTACTCCATCTTGGACTGGATGCCACGCGACTTGTAGTTACGGTTGTTCGCACGAACGATGAGTGCCTCACCGTCATAATCTTTACGCCCCGTAAGGATGTCGAAGTAAGCCGCATTGGTCTCGGGATCGGCCAGTACCCGCTCTATGCTTCGCTTCTCATCCTTCGTGACACCTGCACGCACATCGTTGAGCTTGTACCAGTTACGATGGAAGGTATTGTAGTACGCATTGGTCGTGATCTTGAGTGTCGGAGTGAGTTCGAGGAGATAGGTCGCTACCCACTGCATGTGCCGGGTCGTCATGTCGTCCATGCGAGAGCCGGGGTACTTCAAGAACGGTGTGGCCTTGAAGTCTTGCTCCGAGAGACCTACGTAAGACTCGTGGGAGTATTCGTCGGCATAGCCGAACTTCAGTTCGAGAGCCTGATTGATGCCTTCTTCGTTGTCCGTATTGGCGACAAACTTTGCCAGCACATCGTTGCGCTTGAAGCCTTCCTTGTCTCCGTCGGCAAACTTCTTGAAGCCATCCGACTGATAGCGGAGGTACTCGACAAGGTAGCCGAAGTGACGAGAGCGGTCGCCGATGTTGAAGTGACCTTTGATCGTGTTGTTTGTACCGTAAGAGAAGTTGACCTTACCCGAAAATCTGTCAGGGATAGGGGTCGAGACGAGGTTGACGGCACCACCGGTGGTGAATGGTCCGTACTGTACCTGACTGCTACCCTTGAGTACCTCGACAGCGTGCATCCTCGCAGCGTTGGGGAAGTAGTAGGCTGCCGGTGCCGAGTAAGGCGCAGGAGCCGCAAGGACACCATCCTCCATGATCGATACACGTTCGCTACGCTCTGCCTTGGTACCACGGAGGCTGATATTGGGGCGGAGGCCGTAGCCATCCTCCTCATACATATTGACCCCCGGCACGGATCTGAGCATACGGATGACGTCCGTGTACTCCAGCTTCGCTATCTCTTCGGGAGACAGGAAGTACGCCGATCCTGTACGGTTGCGTGCTTGGAACTTGCTCCCAAGCATCGGCTTGGTCACCACCACAAACTCTTTCAGATTGTACGTCGTGTCGCGTTCGTGCTCGACCTTCTGAGCCGCGAGGGTGAGCGGAGTCAGAGCTACAACACACGTAAAGAGAAATTTTGATCGCTTCATTTGTATCTGTACAGGGGTATTTCAGACCTGCACTTTTTGAAGTTTTGTACTATGTTTTAGAATAATCTTTCAATCCGAGTCGCACCGCAAGATCTACAAAATCAGGCTGTATTGCCACTCAATATATTTACGAGTGCAAAGGAATATATTTTGAAAAACTGTCACAATCACCACAATTAAGTATTTGTTTACATTTGATATACCAATATGTTGGTATTTCTCCCCTTTTCACAGAATATCGACAGGGCGATCGATAGAGCTGCATAACTCATTGACAATGAAATGTGTTTTGTATTTATGTATTGCCTCTTTGTGTCGAAATGAATAAATCTCATATACCCACATTTGTTGGCTCACCGTCCCCGGTAGGCCTATCTACCCTCGCATGAATGAAAAAACCGCCACAGAGATCATCTGTGACGGTTTTTCTGTGATTTTGGAGTCTTGCTTTCTCAGTTTTTGTCGAAGGCCTCGATGATGGGGAGGAACTTCTCTGCTGTGAGCGCAGCTCCTCCGATGAGACCTCCATCGACATCGGGCTTGGAGAAGAGCTCGGAAGCATTACCACCGTTGCAGCTGCCTCCATAGAGGATGGAGCAGTCTTGGGCTACGGCTTCGCCATACTTCTTCGCCACGGCCTTGCGGATGTGATCGTGGATCTCTTGAGCCTGCTCTGCTGTTGCTGTCTTGCCTGTACCGATGGCCCATACGGGTTCGTAGGCGAGGATGACCTTGCGGAAGTCTGTTTCGGAGAGACCGAAGAGAGACTCCTCCACTTGGCGACTGACGACTTCGAAGTGCTTGCCGGCCTCACGCTCTTCGAGCACTTCTCCTATACAGAAGATGGGCGTAAGACCGTTGTCAAGTGCCAATCGTACCTTTTTTGCAAGGGTCTCGTGGCATTCCTTGAAGTACATACGACGCTCGGAGTGACCCAAGATGACGTGTGTCGCACCTGTCGAAGCGACCATCTCTGCCGACACTTCGCCCGTGTATGCCCCCTTGTCGTAAGCTGCACAATCTTCGGCAGCCACCTTGATGGGTGAGCCCTTGACGACCTCTGCGACAGAGGCGAGGTGTGTGAAGGGGACACCGAGGATGACATCACATCGGAGTGTCTTGCCCTCTATGGATGCCTTGACGTCCTTGGCAAGGAGGATACCCTCAGCGAGGGATGTATTCATTTTCCAGTTTCCTGCTACGATATTCTTTCTCATAACTATTTTTCATCTTGGTTTATAGGTTAATACATTCTTTTTGTCGAAGAAGAGCAAGAGACCCAGCACCAGCAATGCAATGACAAAGGGTACAAACTTCATTATGCCTGCACGCTTGGCGGCAGAGAGGTTGTACTCGGCATCGAACACTTTGGCGACAAAGTCCTTGTCTTCGATGAGGCTGTCTATCTTGCGGTCAGCCACCTTGCGTACGAGTACTCCGTCACTGATGATGAGGAGAGCAGGGTCTGAGCGCACGACGGTCTTCATGAGCGTGGCATCCATGTGGTACAGCGAGGCGATGTCTCTGAGCGACCACACGGGGGCTTCGTAATCGGTAGGTAGGGTGTGTGCCGTGGCGATGTAGAACGAGCCGTTGAGGTCGTAGGCGATCTTCGAGAGGCGTTCCAGACGATCACGCTCTGAAAGGAGCTTGTCACCTCCCTTGAGACCTGCACAGTACACCAGCATATAGGGCTGCGCAGTCATCAGTCGGTGCGACACATCGCTCCCATCGACATCGGTGAGTGCGAAGTCTGCCGCCGTGACCTGTACCTCTGCCATAGGCTCCTGAGAGGCATCTCTTACGAAGACCCATGTCGAGTCGACTTGGTCGAGTTCGTTCATCTTGAAGACACGCTCTTCGCCATCTTTACTGTAGACGAAGCGGAAGTTTTCGGGGTTGTCCATCTGCGCCTTCTGTGCCGACTTGACCTCCAAGAGGTTGGTCCCCACCTTGAACGGTCTGAAGTCTATGGCAGGGAGATCTGTGACGGTGGCAAAGAGGAAGTTTGCCATCACGAGTCCAAAGCCCACCACTGCCAGTTTGCCTCTGCGGAAGGACATCAACGGACTCACATACTCCGAATAGTGGAGGAGCACAAATGCGAGGGGCAGGAGCAGGAGGTTCTTGACAAAAGTCGCCTCATTGCTCAGCTTCATCGCATCGCCGAAGCATCCGCAGTCGCTGATAGGATCCTTGATCATGATATAGAGCGTGAGCAACGTCATCGCTGTCATCATGATCGTCGCGAGTGCCCCTGCGATCCTGCGCCATACCCCGATGAGCAGAGTCACTCCGAGGGTAAACTCAAACAGGCACAGAGCCACCGACCCCGACATCGCAAGCCAAGACGTCATCGGCAACGATGCCGTGGCGAAGTACTCTTCGATCTTGATCGCCGTGCCCATGGGGTCTATCCCCTTCATGAGACCGGAGAAGATGAAGAGCAGGCTCAGGACGATACGAGCCCCCCAGACGAGGCATTGTATACTCTTTTTCATGCTTTGCCCTCCTTCTCTTCGTTGAGTCTGATGAGCGCAAAGACGGCGTAGTTGATCATATCGAGATAATTGGCATCTATCCCCTCGGAGACATTGGTCTGTCCCTTATGGTCCTCGATCTGCTTGGTACGGAAGACCTTCGTGAGGATCATGTCCGTGAGCGATGCGATACGCATACTGCGCCAAGCCTCATCGTAGTCGTGGTTTTTGGACTGCATGAGGGACTTCGCCACCGAAGCATAGTGGTCGTACCACTCGATGATCTCATCGACCTGCTCTTCGGGCAACTCTGTGTGCCCCTTGTCGAGCTGAATGAGTCCCATGATGCCGTAGTTGATGATGGCGACGAACTCCCCACGGATGCCGTCTCCCACGAGGCTGATGCCTTTGTCCTGTATGGTACGTATCCTATTGACCTTGATGAAGATCTGGTCGGTCATGGAGGTGGGGCGCATGATGCGCCACGATGCACCATAGTCTTGGAGCTTCGCGACGAAGAGCGAACGACACTCCTGTACTACCTCATCGTACTGTCTCGATGTATCGGGGGTATGAGCCATAGGGCGGATAGATGTTGTTGTGATGTGAAAGTATTTTGAGAGAAAAAGCCCTCAAGGCTTGCGCAAGAGGAAGTTGACATCTTCGCTCGGAGCCACTTCACGAGGCTCATCGCCGAAGAGGAAGAGACGTGCGGTATGCTCGCCCACGAGGGTCAACTTGCCACCTTCGTAAAACATTCGAGAGCCCTCCCTGAGTCCTACGACACGGACACCGGGGTTGGCCACGAGATACTCGCGGATGCGTTGTTCACGAGTCTCTCCTCCATGCCCTTCGGGATGTGCATCGAGGTAGTGAGGATTGATCTGGAAGGGGACAAAGCCGAGTGCCTCGAAGCTCAATGGCTCGACGATAGGCATATCGTTCGTCGTACAGATCGTAGGGCAAGCCACATTGGCACCTGCGCTCCATCCTACATAGGGTACACCGGCCTTGACGCGTTCACGGATGGCATTGATGATCCCAGACTCTTGCATCATCTTGAGGAGGCGGAAGGTATTGCCACCACCGATCATGATCGCCTTGGCTTCGGCAATGGCACGAAGAGGCTCGTCGAAGGTATGGATACCTCTTACCTTGACACCGTGCGGTGCAAGCGCGGCATTGACCTTTGTGACATAATCGTCAAAGGTCATCGTGACCCCTGCAAACGGAATAAATACCACATCACCCTTGGCATCGCCGAGGTGACGAGCGATGTCTGCGCCTGGTTTTTCGAGATAAGTCTCTCCGGGAGATGCCGAGTTGCTGATAAGAAGTAGTCTCATATCTATCAAAAATTTTATGTTGGTTTGTACTCTATAATCTCCACAAATATAACTTTTTTCCCCCGAAGAAGAAGCCCACACACTGCACGGATCACGCATTTTTCTGATTCCTAAGCCTTTCATGACTGCCTTACCCTCCGATTTCTTTTTCCGACCCCTCCTCAAAGCTCCTCTGACATGGTGATCTCACATCCCTTCATGACTCCGAAAAAAAGTCGTTAGACTCGATGACGAAGGTCGTTAGATTCGATGACGAAAGTCGTTAGATTCGATTTTGAGAGTCCATGGACTTGGTTCGAGAGGGTCTGCGGAGGTCACTTGCGAAAATGAGAAAGGGAGCGTGTCGAGGTGATCCCTTCGACACGCTCCCTTTGCTGATCTCTTCAAGCCATCAGGTTTCATGAATCTTCTTGCGGAGCAACCTGAAGTGTCGGAGCATTTCCTCTCCGAATGTGGCTTTTATGTAATCTTTTGCTTACTCGTCTTGCTCTTCCATGTCGGCGATCCATCGCTCTTCTTTGCTCTCTTTTCTCAGGAACAAGAGGATAAGTATTATGCCGAAAAGCGCACTGGCGGCTCCTCTCCAATACTGAATAGCGAGGCTGTAGATCCCGATAATACCCCCCAAAATACAAATCACCGATGTCCCTACGATGAGAGCTTTTTTGTATTTCTTCAGAGATTCGCCACTTGTCCCATCAATGGCCATCTTCACATCTATGACAGAGCTCAGTAAATAGTAGCCAAATATTATGTACCACATGGATAGGTAAGTAAATGGACGTTCGCTATCATAGAGCCAAAAGATAGTTAATACCGCTAAGGTGACCATAAGTGCCCCCCTCAAAAGTGCGTTACGGACGGATTTTTTCATGTTTGTATTTGGTTTTAGGTGATATAATCTTGTGAGAAGAATGTGTTTCAAACCCAAAGGTATGATTTTTTTGTGAAATTTGCCAATCTGCTTTTGTGACAGTGAAAAAGTCATTAAACTCGATGACGAAAGTCGTAAGATTTGATTCGAGAGGGTCTGCGGAGGTCACTTGCGAAAACGAGATAGGGAGCGTGTCGAGGTGATCCCTTCGACACGCTCCCTTTGCTGATCTCTTCAAGCCATCAGGCTTCGTGAATCTTCTTGCGGAGCAACCTGAAGTGTCGGAGCATTTCCTCTCCGAATGTGGCTTTCATGTGGTGTGTATCTATGTTTATTTATGCCTGTGATATGGTCTTTTCGGTGTCTTTTGCCTCCTCATTTTTCTCATTCATGTCTGCGAGCCTATGTTCACCTTTGAGGTTTTTTCTCAGAAATGAAAGGACTATTGCTATACCGGCAAGGGCACCCACCCCTCCCATCGTATCCGGAATGGTGAGACTATAGATACCGGCAATACCCCCCAATACGCAAATGATAGCTGCACCTATGGTGAGGCTTTTGTTGTACTTCTTCCGATCTTTTTCC
This is a stretch of genomic DNA from Porphyromonas cangingivalis. It encodes these proteins:
- a CDS encoding BT_3928 family protein; this translates as MKKSIQCLVWGARIVLSLLFIFSGLMKGIDPMGTAIKIEEYFATASLPMTSWLAMSGSVALCLFEFTLGVTLLIGVWRRIAGALATIMMTAMTLLTLYIMIKDPISDCGCFGDAMKLSNEATFVKNLLLLPLAFVLLHYSEYVSPLMSFRRGKLAVVGFGLVMANFLFATVTDLPAIDFRPFKVGTNLLEVKSAQKAQMDNPENFRFVYSKDGEERVFKMNELDQVDSTWVFVRDASQEPMAEVQVTAADFALTDVDGSDVSHRLMTAQPYMLVYCAGLKGGDKLLSERDRLERLSKIAYDLNGSFYIATAHTLPTDYEAPVWSLRDIASLYHMDATLMKTVVRSDPALLIISDGVLVRKVADRKIDSLIEDKDFVAKVFDAEYNLSAAKRAGIMKFVPFVIALLVLGLLLFFDKKNVLTYKPR
- a CDS encoding DUF1599 domain-containing protein → MAHTPDTSRQYDEVVQECRSLFVAKLQDYGASWRIMRPTSMTDQIFIKVNRIRTIQDKGISLVGDGIRGEFVAIINYGIMGLIQLDKGHTELPEEQVDEIIEWYDHYASVAKSLMQSKNHDYDEAWRSMRIASLTDMILTKVFRTKQIEDHKGQTNVSEGIDANYLDMINYAVFALIRLNEEKEGKA
- the tpiA gene encoding triose-phosphate isomerase — its product is MRKNIVAGNWKMNTSLAEGILLAKDVKASIEGKTLRCDVILGVPFTHLASVAEVVKGSPIKVAAEDCAAYDKGAYTGEVSAEMVASTGATHVILGHSERRMYFKECHETLAKKVRLALDNGLTPIFCIGEVLEEREAGKHFEVVSRQVEESLFGLSETDFRKVILAYEPVWAIGTGKTATAEQAQEIHDHIRKAVAKKYGEAVAQDCSILYGGSCNGGNASELFSKPDVDGGLIGGAALTAEKFLPIIEAFDKN
- a CDS encoding TonB-dependent receptor family protein, which gives rise to MKRSKFLFTCVVALTPLTLAAQKVEHERDTTYNLKEFVVVTKPMLGSKFQARNRTGSAYFLSPEEIAKLEYTDVIRMLRSVPGVNMYEEDGYGLRPNISLRGTKAERSERVSIMEDGVLAAPAPYSAPAAYYFPNAARMHAVEVLKGSSQVQYGPFTTGGAVNLVSTPIPDRFSGKVNFSYGTNNTIKGHFNIGDRSRHFGYLVEYLRYQSDGFKKFADGDKEGFKRNDVLAKFVANTDNEEGINQALELKFGYADEYSHESYVGLSEQDFKATPFLKYPGSRMDDMTTRHMQWVATYLLELTPTLKITTNAYYNTFHRNWYKLNDVRAGVTKDEKRSIERVLADPETNAAYFDILTGRKDYDGEALIVRANNRNYKSRGIQSKMEYNFRLGSVYNNLEAAIRYHMDEEDRFQWDDSYSIKGGKMSLFLPGIHGTQANRITSANALAAYILNKVRWDKLTVTAGVRYEDVDLLKKDYTKADLRRTGGVRIETPNHARAIIPSLGVNYEFAKFLSVFSGVHKGFAPPSAELYQKPESSINVELGTRFSTSAVKAEIIGFYNDYSNMLGSDLAAGGGLGTLEQFNVGAALVRGVEFLLQAQLIGESFALKLPFQVSYTYTDTEMKNSFDSNAWGTVHVGDEIPYIYKHALNVQLGAEYKRVDATVNVRYNSDMRTTPGQGSIAESERVPAHVIIDASAHWRPTDRLTLSVNAINLADKTYITSRHPSGLRAGHPFGIFGGFTYRF
- a CDS encoding SusC/RagA family TonB-linked outer membrane protein, which translates into the protein MNNYRFMRLLVVFLLMMFGVALQAEAQRPMKVKGVVQTTKGEPLPGATVKVRKGGGTATNIDGEFVITARMGDVLEVSFVGMITQKVKVTAEKMTIVLKDNVKEIDEVVITGYQTIKNRVYTGAAASVKLDDIKLEGVSDVSRMLEGRVAGLSIQNISGSFGSAPRINIRGGASILGNVQPLWVIDGAVYEDLVSLTLDQLASGDAVTLISSAVAGLNASDIEDIQVLKDASATSIYGARALNGVIVITTKSGKRNAPNRISYSYELSMRAIPSYTQFDLLNSQETMSMYMEMDKKGYFSLSNALYGRRSGVYYQMYKALSTINPETGNFYLPNTDEAKAAFLKEREYANTDWFRELFTYKPIHSHTVTFSGGGEHSTTYASVGFYDDKGWTLADNVKRVTANLKNVYHWGESLKTTISAQGNMRNQSAPGTIPQKKNAVIGAFERDFDINPFSYALGTSRTLSPRNSDGTLSYYRNNWAPFNILNEYDNNYMKTNVLDFKVQGEITYNVNRHLRLIALAAARHALTSTSHFIKEGSNVVQAFRANETPDVARQNIYLLRDKDNPLHQPQIALPHGGIFNKTETSMKNYMGRFAVEFNKEMGEHDLRAFGFTEVRHTDRTINPFQGYGIQYDRGNQIFTDPRIFQKLSNEGNSYFSLLNRYERGVTFSGSATYGYAGKYIFNTVLNYEGSNTAGQSAASRWLPTWNVGVKWNLDREEFMKGYSHISGLALRASYGLTAKMNEEAISSTAVFKNIITNRFDIKDRENALRILHLENRDLTWEKMYELNIGADIRLFGGRLNTTLDVYQRNSFDLIDLVRTSGIGGQYYKYANFGDMRTRGVELLIHSKNIVSDDFSWTTNLTLSAMDQKITRLLNTPNTFDMVAGTGRGNIVDFPRGSLFSFNFQGLNANGLPTFDFGLYPSNQSPNNNVHGADFLDAQYSKSYLIYHGPIEPVYIGGLSNTFRYKEWELSFFITMQAGNKIRLNPTFDPNFADLNVFSKEYYDRWLNPGEELKTDVPTLPSQDLIRQIGVENIERAYNTYNYSQMRVADGSFVRMKNISLGYNLPKKMREALKLQHAGLKVNVTNPFLIYADKKLKGQDPEYYKSGGVSLPTPRQLTMTLNIGF
- a CDS encoding RagB/SusD family nutrient uptake outer membrane protein, which translates into the protein MKKIFFLMTVALSLSACQDFLSTNPDSSLEVKIDSEDKIAELLTGAYPDASYFAFLEARTDNVGERVNGVHSRLNEAMYFWEDYDHEDLDTPLNYWNACYTGIAQANKALELLATYPKTERVKALYGEAFLLRAYLHFMLVNIWSEPYGTAKSAVAPGIPYLTKPEKNALVQYKRGTVKEVYDNIEKDLKLGITLVSDKYYKHPKFHFNKKAAYAFASRFYLMKGEWQLVVDYANYVLGHDPGKILRPWIGYGRELGLNHVGLYRKYTDPAEPANLLLTSTESRIARNNPVEKYGVTYDSMVEVFNNKGIDGCDNFKKPNLAPLYLFNASNIPVADARYIAKFDELSVLGHDGTRPKGLYVTNVLLSTDEVLLNRMEAYAMLREYERSIDDLLLFIKTKFGDIPACTRADYTWTNSSNYETYTPFYGMTIKQLALVKIITDFRQKEFVHEGLRWFDLRRFYMPVKRQSKNPLYRPLLKEDPRKLLQIPIEAINNGLEPNPR